A genomic stretch from Candidatus Neomarinimicrobiota bacterium includes:
- a CDS encoding zf-HC2 domain-containing protein, with protein MDCYSFTNLLTDYLDNQLKLPLRREAEAHLRECPACRQKVEEMSGLVDALHALPEVSASDSFEAVLMEKIRHHKDSLQHPRNLWTLFSNHSRTFSAAAALILVMAGTLVIWRGYNPRLESLPPLMKSSPVLSSMGSSGTPPLSQQAATPLKGDVASSVTLKDSSDKKHPENNDGLDPEDFRNRIQLVNDRR; from the coding sequence ATGGATTGCTACAGTTTTACTAACCTTTTAACAGATTATCTGGACAATCAGCTGAAACTTCCTTTGCGCCGTGAGGCCGAAGCTCATCTTCGGGAGTGTCCTGCATGTCGTCAGAAAGTGGAAGAGATGTCCGGACTTGTAGATGCCCTGCACGCTCTACCTGAAGTATCGGCTTCTGATTCTTTCGAAGCCGTGCTCATGGAGAAAATTCGCCATCACAAGGATAGTCTTCAGCATCCCCGGAATCTCTGGACTCTCTTTTCAAATCACAGCCGGACCTTTTCCGCCGCGGCTGCCTTGATTTTGGTGATGGCAGGAACGCTTGTCATCTGGCGGGGATATAACCCGCGCCTGGAAAGTCTCCCCCCCCTAATGAAATCTTCTCCTGTTCTTTCATCTATGGGATCTTCCGGTACTCCACCACTCTCTCAACAGGCCGCCACGCCCTTAAAAGGAGATGTTGCATCTTCCGTGACCCTGAAAGACAGCAGTGACAAAAAGCACCCGGAAAATAACGACGGCTTGGATCCTGAAGATTTCAGAAACCGGATCCAGCTGGTCAATGATCGACGTTGA
- a CDS encoding sigma-70 family RNA polymerase sigma factor has translation MRDTVKYTDEELIALFQKGDERAYLELVRRYKDRLVNFVFRFVASREMAEDIVQDTFLKLYTSSHMYKEIARFSTWIYTIAGNLAKTELRKRKRRKIYSIHDMGIDDKEFEIPSDTYNPERESRSAYQEKEIQIAISRLPEQFKTAIILRDIQELSYEEISKIVGVPAGTVKSRINRGRQKLQEILKELKSK, from the coding sequence ATGCGGGATACGGTAAAATACACAGACGAAGAACTGATTGCCCTTTTTCAGAAAGGGGATGAACGGGCTTATCTTGAACTGGTTCGCCGCTATAAAGACAGGCTTGTCAATTTTGTTTTTCGTTTTGTGGCGTCCCGGGAAATGGCTGAAGATATTGTCCAGGATACTTTTTTAAAACTTTATACCAGCAGTCACATGTATAAAGAAATCGCCCGTTTCAGTACCTGGATTTACACCATTGCAGGAAATCTGGCAAAAACAGAGCTGAGGAAACGGAAAAGGCGAAAGATTTATTCCATTCATGATATGGGCATCGATGATAAGGAATTTGAAATCCCTTCGGACACCTATAACCCGGAGCGGGAGTCCCGTTCGGCGTATCAGGAAAAAGAAATCCAGATTGCAATTTCACGTTTACCGGAACAATTTAAAACGGCTATCATTTTAAGAGATATCCAGGAACTATCTTACGAAGAAATCAGTAAGATAGTTGGTGTTCCTGCAGGAACGGTCAAAAGCCGGATTAACAGAGGCAGGCAGAAATTGCAGGAAATATTGAAAGAATTGAAAAGTAAGTAA
- the holA gene encoding DNA polymerase III subunit delta, translated as MTWLQDYFKELEKVRNGKIRPVYLLFGSDFYLASTFIQEVRKALAGRGIERQHVTAKELRVNDLQQLLYGTSLFQSENFILIEEIKQMIPTVRKMFLKYLENPAETNTVILTAPVIERRHDFLSKVSKMSATVYVNPPFDSEIPQWAVEYLKEKNRSADREAVKTLIRMTGNDLNDLANELDKLDLMLTPGERITTQAVMKSAGYQRTWTPEDLTESIGEKNRKKAIVIAENLINHGMSEAFIYTTLFHYLWNLSVLRDPRVEHGEKITRTWRRDKYAKMLSASKRFSNADLAEGIQAVLQADTELKTISGGDPLTRLILTLDKILE; from the coding sequence ATGACCTGGCTGCAGGATTATTTCAAAGAGTTGGAAAAGGTTCGAAACGGGAAAATCCGGCCCGTTTATCTCCTCTTTGGCAGTGATTTTTATCTGGCATCCACCTTCATTCAGGAGGTGCGGAAAGCCCTGGCCGGCCGGGGCATTGAACGGCAACATGTAACAGCAAAAGAACTTCGGGTTAATGATCTTCAACAGTTGCTCTATGGCACATCCCTCTTCCAGTCCGAAAATTTTATCCTCATCGAGGAAATAAAACAGATGATACCCACAGTGCGAAAAATGTTTCTGAAATACCTCGAAAACCCGGCAGAAACTAATACTGTCATTCTGACGGCTCCCGTCATTGAACGGCGTCATGATTTTTTATCCAAAGTATCAAAAATGTCTGCTACGGTTTATGTGAATCCGCCCTTCGATAGTGAAATCCCCCAGTGGGCTGTGGAATATTTGAAAGAAAAGAATCGTTCGGCGGATCGTGAGGCGGTCAAGACACTGATCCGTATGACGGGAAATGATTTAAATGATCTGGCAAATGAACTGGATAAACTGGATCTGATGCTTACACCGGGAGAACGGATCACTACGCAGGCTGTCATGAAATCGGCCGGCTACCAGCGGACCTGGACTCCGGAGGATCTCACTGAAAGTATCGGAGAAAAAAACAGGAAAAAAGCCATTGTCATTGCTGAAAATCTGATTAATCACGGTATGAGCGAAGCCTTTATCTATACCACGCTGTTCCATTATTTGTGGAACCTCAGCGTCCTGCGGGATCCCCGGGTGGAACATGGTGAAAAGATTACCCGGACATGGCGACGGGATAAATATGCAAAAATGCTGAGTGCTTCAAAACGTTTTTCCAATGCTGATCTGGCCGAAGGCATTCAGGCAGTCCTTCAGGCTGATACGGAATTAAAAACTATTAGTGGTGGAGATCCTTTAACACGGTTAATTTTAACACTGGACAAAATACTTGAATAA
- a CDS encoding undecaprenyl-diphosphate phosphatase, producing the protein MSTLEVMIVAIVQGLTEFLPVSSSGHMVLTEALLGLKIPGITLEIALHFGTFMSVLLVFRKEITHILISFFSKIWKIRQIPRNYREDEWFRMAVLVLLSMIPAMLVGLFLRDFIEGLFESTRSVGIALIFTGSLLFITQWAPRARRPLKGWNVLFMGIFQALAMVPGISRSGSTISAGLLAGVDREKIAKFSFIMALPLIAGATILEIPEMKGDAQVSLLNISFGMVVAFLTGIVALKWLIRVLMRGRLSSFSYYCVLLGFITVALS; encoded by the coding sequence ATGTCTACACTGGAAGTAATGATCGTTGCAATCGTGCAGGGACTCACGGAATTTCTGCCTGTCAGCAGTTCGGGACACATGGTTCTTACTGAAGCCCTTTTGGGATTGAAAATCCCGGGTATTACCCTTGAAATTGCCCTTCATTTCGGAACCTTCATGAGTGTACTGCTCGTTTTCCGAAAAGAGATTACGCACATTCTCATCTCTTTTTTTTCAAAGATATGGAAAATCCGGCAGATACCCCGGAATTACCGGGAGGATGAATGGTTCCGGATGGCCGTGTTGGTTTTGCTTTCCATGATTCCAGCGATGCTGGTGGGACTTTTTCTCCGGGATTTTATTGAGGGTTTGTTTGAAAGTACGCGAAGTGTGGGCATTGCCCTGATTTTTACAGGCTCTCTTCTTTTTATTACTCAGTGGGCACCCCGGGCCCGGCGGCCACTGAAAGGATGGAATGTTCTTTTTATGGGTATTTTTCAGGCTTTGGCCATGGTCCCGGGTATATCCCGGAGCGGCAGTACCATTTCAGCCGGTCTCCTGGCCGGTGTGGACCGGGAAAAGATTGCAAAATTCTCCTTTATTATGGCCCTGCCCCTGATTGCGGGAGCCACCATCCTGGAAATCCCCGAAATGAAGGGAGATGCCCAGGTTAGTCTGTTGAATATTTCATTCGGGATGGTTGTAGCCTTTTTAACCGGAATTGTGGCCCTGAAATGGCTGATTAGAGTTTTGATGCGGGGGCGCCTGTCCTCCTTTTCATATTATTGTGTTCTTTTAGGTTTTATTACAGTGGCACTGAGCTGA
- a CDS encoding polyphenol oxidase family protein, which translates to MGDRYFDTYRQFKRLTGTTALTSTRAFYDDGIPVRDLTNVVFQKLDLKMEDAVWPVQIHSGTVHFIRKPGPVDDCDGVISDCDSLILLLQTADCVPVFMADKKGQFRGLIHAGWRGLRQQIIIRSAKLMKEMGIRGADLIIATGPSICRDCYTVGEDVAEYFPNHIRSLDNRMTLDLQGIVRDQLLQSGIPDENILQTNRCTVCHRERYVSYRVNKTHNRLLSILRK; encoded by the coding sequence GTGGGGGATCGTTATTTTGATACATACAGGCAATTCAAACGTTTGACGGGGACAACTGCCCTGACAAGCACCCGGGCCTTTTATGATGATGGGATCCCTGTCCGGGATCTGACGAATGTGGTGTTTCAGAAACTGGATCTGAAGATGGAAGATGCAGTTTGGCCTGTACAAATTCACTCGGGGACTGTACATTTCATCCGAAAACCGGGGCCTGTTGACGACTGTGACGGTGTGATCTCCGACTGTGATTCTTTGATCCTCCTCCTGCAGACCGCCGATTGTGTTCCTGTTTTTATGGCTGATAAAAAGGGGCAGTTCCGGGGACTGATCCATGCCGGATGGCGCGGACTCCGGCAGCAAATTATTATCCGGTCGGCAAAACTGATGAAAGAAATGGGAATAAGGGGAGCCGATTTGATTATTGCCACAGGTCCGTCCATCTGCAGGGACTGCTACACGGTGGGAGAAGATGTGGCGGAATATTTTCCGAATCATATAAGATCTCTTGACAACCGGATGACTCTGGATCTCCAGGGCATTGTGCGGGACCAGCTTTTGCAGTCCGGTATCCCCGATGAGAATATTCTGCAAACAAATCGGTGCACTGTGTGTCATAGAGAAAGATATGTTTCTTACCGGGTGAACAAAACGCATAACAGACTTTTGTCAATACTGAGGAAATAG
- a CDS encoding penicillin-binding protein activator, producing MKVRLRKILTLILIACLLPVVILASARSLMEEGLKEFERENYYDSYLIFHKVFHQLPVDVNPYASTSLFMVIRSLYFLDRHEDVIAQAGLFTDTFDESRYRDDVIYTKSASLIKTGRYLPAVSFALKVAYQTERESLQRKALELAREGARQFLTPEEIKTLKALAGSRAEMRGVDLLMAEKMKLEGDVAMARQILQSVKTSLMTLFEVNYYNQILDSMRDEKRPRIDLAVILPLSGPERVTGKALLDGMLFALDRFRHDLTNNISLVVLDNESDILKSIDYTRSVADMEHVIAILGPLSSQDAIAMAPICDYEKIPLFTPTATRDGLSALSPYVYQLNPDQDERAYALARYAVDSLKYKTFAILAPADDYGRRISDSFSRTVARSGGMVVRREWFTDPNDLKSQFMNIRKAAFSLQAADTLDTTNVLLDPELELKTQSDSLKITLKAIDAFYLPIYHNQIESVAPQLAYYNFNTRLLGDGNWLDEGLLSRYRRYVNGIVISADHLMLEQDPRVSFFREEYISQTGKAPDRLTMYGYETMVLILNLIENGNTSREALRLAVNNMGEFRGVIRNVRFSKRKPGVNAAVRLLEFRNNAIYTLQE from the coding sequence GTGAAAGTCCGGCTTCGTAAAATCCTGACTCTCATATTGATTGCCTGTTTATTGCCTGTTGTGATTCTGGCCTCAGCCAGATCACTTATGGAAGAGGGATTAAAGGAATTTGAGCGGGAAAATTATTATGATTCCTATCTGATATTTCACAAAGTGTTTCATCAATTACCTGTCGATGTTAATCCCTATGCATCCACATCCCTTTTTATGGTTATCCGCAGCCTTTATTTTCTGGACCGTCATGAGGATGTTATTGCCCAGGCAGGACTTTTTACTGATACCTTTGATGAAAGCCGTTACCGGGATGATGTCATTTATACCAAAAGTGCCTCTCTGATAAAAACAGGGCGCTACCTGCCGGCTGTTTCCTTTGCTCTGAAAGTGGCGTACCAAACCGAAAGGGAATCACTCCAGCGCAAAGCCCTTGAACTGGCCAGGGAAGGGGCCAGGCAGTTTTTGACTCCTGAAGAAATTAAAACGCTGAAAGCCCTGGCCGGAAGCCGGGCGGAAATGCGGGGCGTTGATCTCCTTATGGCTGAGAAAATGAAGCTGGAGGGGGATGTTGCTATGGCCCGGCAAATTCTTCAGTCTGTCAAAACATCCCTTATGACCCTTTTTGAAGTTAATTATTATAATCAAATTTTGGACAGTATGAGAGATGAAAAACGGCCACGGATAGATCTGGCTGTTATCCTTCCTCTCAGTGGTCCCGAAAGGGTTACAGGCAAGGCTTTGCTGGACGGAATGCTCTTTGCCCTGGATCGTTTCAGGCATGATCTGACGAACAATATCTCGCTCGTGGTGCTGGATAATGAAAGCGATATCCTGAAAAGTATCGACTATACCCGTTCCGTGGCAGACATGGAGCATGTCATTGCTATTTTGGGCCCGTTATCCAGTCAGGATGCCATCGCCATGGCTCCCATCTGTGATTATGAAAAAATCCCACTCTTTACACCGACGGCAACCAGAGACGGACTTTCTGCCCTGAGCCCCTATGTTTATCAGTTGAATCCGGATCAGGATGAACGGGCTTATGCCCTTGCCAGATATGCTGTGGATTCCCTGAAATATAAAACCTTTGCCATTCTTGCACCGGCTGATGATTACGGACGGAGAATTTCGGACAGTTTTTCCAGGACTGTCGCCCGAAGCGGCGGGATGGTTGTCCGAAGGGAGTGGTTTACCGATCCTAACGATTTGAAATCCCAGTTCATGAATATCCGTAAAGCGGCTTTTTCCCTTCAGGCCGCCGATACCCTCGATACCACAAATGTCCTTTTGGATCCGGAACTGGAGCTGAAAACCCAAAGCGATTCTCTGAAAATCACCCTGAAGGCCATCGATGCCTTCTATCTGCCGATTTATCATAATCAGATCGAGTCTGTGGCTCCCCAGTTGGCCTATTACAATTTTAACACCCGCCTTTTAGGGGATGGGAACTGGCTGGATGAAGGCCTCTTGTCCCGGTATCGCCGCTACGTGAACGGCATCGTGATTTCTGCCGACCATCTGATGCTGGAGCAGGATCCCCGGGTGAGTTTTTTTCGGGAGGAATATATAAGCCAGACCGGCAAAGCGCCGGACAGGTTGACCATGTATGGATATGAGACGATGGTGCTGATACTTAATCTCATTGAAAACGGGAATACCAGCCGGGAAGCACTGCGGCTTGCAGTCAACAATATGGGAGAGTTCCGGGGCGTGATCCGTAATGTGCGGTTTTCAAAACGGAAACCGGGCGTTAATGCGGCGGTAAGACTCCTTGAATTCCGAAATAATGCCATTTATACACTGCAGGAGTAA
- the surE gene encoding 5'/3'-nucleotidase SurE, producing MPDKPSILLVNDDGIAAPGLQALADALEDLGKLTIVAPDKERSATGHAITLHDVIYPRKYYKHGKFFGMAVSGMPADCSKLALHKLMKKLPDLVVSGINLGSNTGFNVLYSGTVAAAAEGTFMGIPSVAVSLTTYTDPNFEPAQLFIRQVAGKILEKGLPKGMLLNINVPNVPSPDHIQGVEITRQGQAQWKEIFIERINPKQEPYYWLSGEKIAGTEVAETDETAILEQKISITPLQFDLTAKEYFQELSSFEFSFPREDTA from the coding sequence ATGCCTGATAAACCATCCATTTTATTAGTAAACGATGACGGCATTGCCGCCCCGGGATTACAAGCCCTGGCCGATGCCCTTGAGGATCTGGGAAAACTGACGATTGTGGCGCCGGATAAAGAACGGAGTGCCACAGGCCATGCCATCACACTGCACGATGTGATCTATCCACGAAAATATTATAAACATGGTAAATTCTTTGGAATGGCCGTCTCGGGTATGCCGGCGGATTGTTCCAAGCTGGCCCTGCACAAACTGATGAAAAAATTGCCGGATTTGGTGGTCAGCGGCATTAACCTGGGAAGCAATACGGGATTTAATGTCTTATATTCCGGTACCGTGGCAGCCGCAGCCGAAGGGACATTCATGGGTATCCCATCCGTCGCTGTAAGCCTGACAACCTATACCGACCCGAATTTTGAACCGGCTCAGCTTTTTATCCGTCAGGTTGCGGGAAAAATCCTGGAGAAAGGTCTTCCCAAAGGAATGCTCCTCAATATTAATGTCCCCAATGTCCCTTCACCAGATCATATTCAGGGTGTTGAAATTACTCGCCAGGGACAGGCCCAATGGAAGGAAATATTTATTGAAAGAATTAATCCCAAACAGGAGCCCTATTACTGGCTCTCCGGGGAAAAAATCGCCGGTACGGAAGTGGCGGAAACCGATGAAACGGCGATTCTTGAGCAGAAAATCTCCATAACACCCCTTCAGTTTGATCTGACAGCCAAAGAGTATTTCCAGGAACTTTCATCCTTTGAATTCAGCTTTCCCCGGGAGGATACTGCGTGA
- a CDS encoding acetyl-CoA carboxylase carboxyltransferase subunit beta: MGKWYERTEKPILTEDKKEIPDGVWVKCPRCSEIIYYKELARHQHVCFKCNHHFRIHSGQYLSILCDGEKYTEYDRNMRSENPLEFSDPVPYREQLVAAHQKTGLYDAVRTVETRLNGVPIHLAVMDFRFIGGSMGSVVGEKIARLVDRSLEKGYPLVIVSASGGARMQEGALSLMQMAKTVSRLARIHEKGIPYISVLTHPTTGGVTASFAMLGDIIFAEPGALIGFAGPRVIRQTIGEELPEGFQTAEFLLKKGFVDAVVDRRNLKKSIDEVLKFYYA, from the coding sequence ATGGGAAAATGGTATGAACGGACAGAAAAACCGATATTAACCGAGGATAAGAAAGAAATCCCCGACGGTGTTTGGGTAAAATGTCCCAGATGCAGTGAAATCATTTATTATAAGGAACTGGCCCGTCACCAGCATGTATGCTTCAAATGCAATCACCATTTCCGGATTCATTCCGGCCAGTATCTGAGCATCTTGTGTGACGGAGAGAAATACACCGAATATGACCGGAACATGCGTTCGGAAAATCCGTTGGAATTCTCTGATCCCGTGCCATATAGGGAACAACTGGTGGCGGCTCATCAGAAAACCGGTTTATATGATGCCGTCAGAACCGTAGAGACACGTTTAAACGGTGTACCCATTCATTTGGCGGTTATGGATTTTCGTTTCATCGGTGGCAGTATGGGATCGGTTGTGGGAGAAAAAATTGCCCGTTTGGTGGATCGCTCGCTGGAAAAAGGTTATCCGCTGGTGATTGTGAGTGCTTCCGGAGGTGCCAGAATGCAGGAAGGGGCCCTGTCGCTCATGCAGATGGCTAAAACGGTTTCCCGTCTTGCCCGGATTCATGAAAAAGGTATCCCTTATATCAGTGTTCTCACGCATCCCACCACTGGCGGTGTAACAGCCAGTTTTGCCATGCTGGGGGATATTATTTTTGCAGAACCCGGGGCTCTTATCGGTTTTGCAGGTCCCCGCGTAATCCGCCAAACCATTGGTGAAGAACTGCCTGAAGGATTCCAAACGGCAGAATTCCTGTTGAAAAAAGGTTTTGTGGATGCTGTTGTGGATCGGAGAAATCTGAAAAAATCAATTGATGAGGTTTTGAAATTTTATTATGCCTGA
- the rimI gene encoding ribosomal protein S18-alanine N-acetyltransferase has product MVRIMNPSGGNLIEESRNTRRDCILRPMRPEDLDRVLEIEERCYADPWKREHFKYELSVSSISKMTVLDMKNKVVAYVGIWLLPPEIHITNITVDPEYRYRGLGSRLMEYVMDLAYELRIKQITLEVRHNNMAALALYRKFGFEVRGMRKNYYASEKAHALIMSRTVR; this is encoded by the coding sequence ATGGTTCGCATTATGAACCCGTCCGGTGGAAATCTGATTGAGGAATCCCGAAATACCCGGCGTGATTGCATTCTCCGCCCCATGAGGCCGGAGGATCTTGACCGGGTGCTGGAAATCGAGGAACGGTGTTATGCCGATCCCTGGAAGAGAGAACATTTTAAATATGAACTCTCCGTGAGTTCGATTTCGAAGATGACGGTCCTTGACATGAAAAATAAAGTGGTTGCTTATGTGGGAATCTGGCTCTTGCCACCGGAAATTCACATTACAAATATTACGGTGGACCCGGAATACCGGTATCGGGGACTGGGATCCCGTCTGATGGAATATGTGATGGATCTTGCTTATGAATTGAGGATCAAGCAAATTACCCTGGAAGTCCGCCACAACAATATGGCAGCCCTGGCCCTCTACCGGAAATTCGGGTTTGAAGTCAGGGGAATGCGTAAAAATTATTATGCGTCAGAAAAAGCTCATGCATTGATTATGAGCCGTACGGTGAGGTGA
- the tsaB gene encoding tRNA (adenosine(37)-N6)-threonylcarbamoyltransferase complex dimerization subunit type 1 TsaB: MLILAVETSSPVCGVSLCTPEGEKDKEVLIQPRVHAEKLAVICKDLLLRNSLNVSRLDGIAVSAGPGSFTGLRIGMSFVKGLAYAHQIPVAAVNTLFAFRDATRETGGAEEKTVWVIHSHRDFIYTLGDNEEDIHYMKKREFSDFYPRCRHIISNQAPGIFDELSQDVYPIMPAWIGAAVFGNSAVSLTTQYDQLRIYYGSHYEPVRWKSD; the protein is encoded by the coding sequence ATGTTAATTTTGGCTGTTGAAACATCATCTCCCGTTTGTGGCGTTTCGCTCTGTACTCCGGAGGGAGAAAAAGATAAAGAAGTATTAATTCAACCCCGGGTTCACGCGGAAAAACTGGCGGTAATCTGTAAGGATCTCCTGCTCAGGAATTCCCTGAATGTGTCCCGGCTTGATGGAATTGCCGTTTCTGCAGGCCCCGGATCCTTTACCGGACTCCGGATCGGGATGAGTTTTGTCAAAGGGTTAGCTTATGCCCACCAAATCCCCGTGGCCGCCGTGAACACTCTTTTTGCATTCCGCGATGCAACCCGGGAAACAGGTGGAGCCGAAGAAAAAACGGTTTGGGTTATCCACTCGCACCGGGATTTTATCTATACCCTGGGGGATAACGAAGAAGATATCCACTATATGAAAAAGAGGGAATTCTCCGACTTTTATCCCCGATGCCGGCATATTATATCCAACCAGGCCCCGGGAATATTTGATGAACTGTCACAGGATGTATATCCCATCATGCCGGCCTGGATCGGTGCTGCTGTCTTTGGAAATTCCGCTGTCAGCCTGACGACACAATACGATCAACTTAGAATATATTATGGTTCGCATTATGAACCCGTCCGGTGGAAATCTGATTGA
- the tsaE gene encoding tRNA (adenosine(37)-N6)-threonylcarbamoyltransferase complex ATPase subunit type 1 TsaE gives MAEYKKTCRTFSADETKALGRKIARVLKPGDVIALYGDLAAGKTTLTRGLAEAFQANQPATSPTFTLINEYPGTLTLYHFDCYRIKDAREVLYLGFEEYLDMRGIVVVEWPQKIEKFLPEDTIRIRLVQSGSRDDVREITIESPEERHVNFGC, from the coding sequence ATGGCGGAGTATAAAAAAACTTGCCGGACATTCAGTGCCGACGAAACCAAAGCCCTGGGGAGGAAAATTGCCCGGGTCCTGAAACCGGGTGATGTGATAGCCCTTTACGGAGATCTGGCTGCAGGAAAAACCACCCTGACACGCGGACTTGCAGAGGCTTTTCAGGCAAACCAACCAGCGACGAGTCCGACTTTTACCTTGATCAATGAATACCCGGGAACCCTCACCCTGTATCATTTTGATTGCTATCGGATTAAGGATGCCCGGGAGGTCCTTTATCTGGGTTTTGAAGAGTACCTGGATATGAGAGGCATCGTCGTTGTGGAATGGCCCCAGAAGATTGAAAAATTCCTGCCGGAGGATACCATCCGCATCCGGTTGGTACAGTCCGGATCCCGGGATGATGTTCGTGAAATCACCATTGAATCACCGGAGGAACGGCATGTTAATTTTGGCTGTTGA
- a CDS encoding response regulator: MKNLKKQKILWVDDEIHLLKPHVLFLKNKGYEVLTATNGVDALDLIRKEYFHAVLLDEMMDGLNGLAVLEKIKNLRPALPVIMITKNEEESLMEDAIGRKISDYLTKPINPSQILLALKKNLNGPDITRETQAQQYMNTFAEMNDRINENKGSLRHWARIHTDLCRWEIEFDETPREDLKNILNDQITEANYRFEKQVIDNYESWVNGDADLPMSHQMMDSYVLPYLKEDRKVLLLVIDCMRLDQWLMLSPVVYRRFDADLHHHVSILPTATPYSRNALFAGDHPENIHKKFPDLYSDPESEESMNRYEHDLLKDYLERRGIAGSVSHKFQKIIQSQQGDQIAARFSDYSGTRFLAFVVNFVDILAHRRSESDILQEIVPNETSYRRIVRNWFENSYLLTILEKAAEMDYTVVVTSDHGSRKVARGSLVKADKETTTSVRYKVGRNLKVSNKHALYLRDPERFHLPSPQVFTNYIFARSDYFFLYPNNMRKFEKIYPDTFQHGGISMHEMILPVAVLHPRT, translated from the coding sequence ATGAAGAATCTGAAAAAACAGAAGATATTGTGGGTTGATGATGAGATACATCTTTTAAAGCCGCACGTTCTTTTTCTCAAAAACAAGGGTTATGAAGTTTTAACGGCGACGAACGGGGTGGATGCTCTGGACCTGATCAGGAAAGAATATTTTCATGCCGTTTTACTGGATGAAATGATGGACGGCCTGAACGGTCTGGCTGTTTTGGAGAAAATCAAAAATCTTCGTCCGGCCCTTCCGGTGATCATGATTACCAAGAATGAGGAAGAATCCCTCATGGAAGATGCCATTGGAAGAAAGATTTCTGATTATTTAACCAAACCTATCAATCCCTCTCAGATCCTTTTGGCTCTGAAAAAAAACCTGAACGGACCGGATATCACCCGGGAAACCCAGGCTCAACAGTATATGAACACCTTTGCGGAGATGAACGATCGGATCAATGAGAATAAAGGTTCCCTCCGTCACTGGGCCCGTATACACACAGATTTGTGTCGGTGGGAAATCGAATTCGATGAAACCCCCCGGGAAGATTTAAAAAATATTTTAAACGACCAGATTACTGAAGCAAATTACCGCTTCGAAAAGCAGGTGATTGACAATTATGAATCCTGGGTCAACGGGGATGCCGATTTGCCCATGTCCCACCAGATGATGGATTCCTATGTGCTGCCCTATCTGAAAGAGGACCGAAAAGTTTTGCTTCTGGTTATAGACTGTATGCGACTGGACCAGTGGCTTATGTTATCCCCCGTTGTTTACCGGCGTTTTGATGCCGATCTCCACCATCATGTGAGTATTTTGCCCACTGCCACGCCATATAGCCGAAATGCCCTTTTTGCCGGGGACCATCCGGAAAATATCCACAAAAAATTTCCGGATTTATACAGCGATCCCGAATCGGAAGAAAGTATGAACCGGTATGAACATGATTTGCTGAAGGATTACCTGGAAAGACGGGGTATTGCAGGCAGCGTTTCCCATAAATTTCAAAAAATAATTCAGTCCCAGCAGGGAGATCAGATTGCGGCTCGTTTTTCAGATTATTCAGGGACCCGTTTTTTGGCCTTTGTCGTCAATTTTGTGGATATTTTGGCGCATCGGCGATCGGAATCGGACATTCTCCAGGAGATTGTCCCCAATGAAACAAGCTACCGGCGAATTGTGCGGAACTGGTTTGAAAATTCCTACCTTTTGACCATTCTGGAAAAGGCCGCGGAGATGGATTATACCGTTGTTGTCACCTCTGATCACGGAAGCCGGAAGGTTGCCAGGGGGAGTCTGGTCAAGGCGGATAAAGAGACAACAACCAGTGTGCGGTACAAGGTGGGCCGGAATTTGAAAGTATCGAATAAACATGCCCTTTATTTACGGGATCCGGAGCGCTTTCATTTACCGTCTCCCCAGGTTTTTACCAATTACATCTTTGCCCGGAGTGACTACTTTTTCCTTTATCCCAACAATATGCGGAAATTTGAAAAGATTTATCCCGATACCTTTCAACACGGCGGGATTTCCATGCACGAAATGATATTACCGGTCGCAGTATTACACCCCAGGACATGA